In one Solanum dulcamara chromosome 1, daSolDulc1.2, whole genome shotgun sequence genomic region, the following are encoded:
- the LOC129890208 gene encoding uncharacterized protein LOC129890208 translates to MELWKIQYCNSVLLVIFIGFASAQVTIPSKQDGFWYQNRIAKEESILIEAFFDPVCPDSRDSWPPLKLALQHYGSRISLVVHPFPLPYHDNAFISSRALHIINKLNTSATYKLLESFFDQQDKFYGKATFNLSKASVVDEIVKFTSNAIGNSNYAAVKAGFTDPKTDQATRISFKYGCVKGVYGTPFFFVNGFPLPDAGSPMDYKAWRKIMDPLFAPAGQLKN, encoded by the exons ATGGAGCTTTGGAAAATCCAGTACTGTAATTCTGTTTTACTAGTAATATTTATTGGTTTTGCGAGTGCTCAAGTTACAATTCCGTCTAAACAAGACGGGTTTTGGTACCAGAACAGAATTGCGAAAGAAGAGTCTATATTAATTGAGGCTTTCTTTGATCCGGTGTGCCCTGACAGTCGAGATTCATGGCCACCTCTCAAGCTAGCTCTCCAACACTACGGTTCTCGTATCTCTCTCGTTGTTCATCCGTTCCCTTTACC GTATCATGACAATGCATTTATTTCATCGCGAGCTTTGCACATTATTAATAAGTTGAATACTTCTGCTACATACAAATTACTAGAATCTTTCTTTGATCAACAG GACAAATTTTATGGCAAAGCAACTTTCAACTTGTCCAAAGCATCTGTTGTAGATGAAATTGTAAAATTTACATCCAATGCAATTGGGAATTCGAATTATGCTGCTGTAAAGGCTGGATTTACTGACCCCAAAACTGATCAAGCAACAAGAATTTCCTTCAAG TATGGTTGTGTGAAAGGCGTATATGGAACGCCTTTTTTCTTCGTAAACGGGTTTCCTCTGCCTGATGCTGGGTCACCAATGGACTACAAAGCATGGAGAAAAATAATGGATCCATTGTTTGCACCAGCAGGACAATTGAAGAACTGA